The window CCATGACCTCTGTGCCTGACATACGCATCTATCATGATGTAAACGAGCAGCGCAGCACCCTGCTGGAGCGCCATTACCCGGATGCTGCTACCGTAGTGCACCATCAGAAAGCACGCAACGAGCAGCCAAAGCTGCGCAATGCCGCACAGCTGGCCGAGATGGTGCGGCAATATCCGCAGGTAAAAGGGGCAGCACCCCAGCTGGCAACGCAGGTGTTTTACAACAATGGCCCCAGCCAGCTGAACGGTACGGTGGCAGGTGTAAACATCCTGGAAGAAGACAAGCTCTTTGATCTGAAGCATAAGATCAAGTCGGGTAAGCTGGAGGACCTGGTGGCTACACACAACGGGCTGATCATGGGGACTGGTCTGGCTAAAAAGCTGGGGGTGCAGCGGGGAGACCGGGTGGTGGTAACCACCCCTTCAGGCCAGGTAATAACCCTGAAAGTGGTGGCTACTTTTCAGATGGGCATTGGCACCATCGATAACAGCAAGAGCTACGCCAACATCAGCACCGTGCAAAAGATCCTGGGCGTAGACAAGAGCTATGTTACCGACATCAATATTAAGCTGCATGATTTTAAAGAGGCAAAAGCACTGGCGCCTAAACTGCAAAAGCTGGGGGGCTACAAGGCCGAAGACTGGGAAACTGCCAATGCCACCATGCTGATGGGGGTGGTGATCCGCAACATACTGACCTATTCTGTATCCATCACGCTGCTGGTGGTAGCCGGTTTTGGTATTTACAACATCCTAAACATGACCATCATGAGCAAGATGAAAGACATTGCCATTCTGAAAGCGACAGGTTTTGCAGGCAAAGATGTAAAGCAGATCTTCATGATCCAGTCTCTGATCATTGGTGTAGTGGGTAGCCTGCTGGGGCTGCTCATAGGGTATGGATTATCCAGTTTGATCGTACAGGCACCTTTCGATGGTGGCGATATGATTGCCATGGACCACCTGCCCGTAAATTTCGATGCCCAATACTACATCATCGGGATTGTTTTTGGGGTACTTACTACCGCCATTGCCGGTTACATGCCTTCCCGATTAGCCGCAGGTGTAGATCCAATTGAAATTATAAGAGGACAGTAAGCTATGAAAACGACCGTATTGGAAACCCGGCAGCTGAACAAATACTTCTACGAGCCACAGAAGTTCCAGGTGCTCAGGAACATAAACCTGCAGGTGCAGGCGGGAGAGTTTGTTGCCCTGGTGGGCAAATCGGGCTGTGGCAAGTCTACGCTTATGTACATACTCTCCACCATGGATACCGATTACGAAGGGGAGCTCTACATCAGGGGGCAGAAGCTAACCGGCCAAAAGCAAAATGGACTGGCCCGGTTCCGGAACGAGCACATCGGCTTTGTGTTCCAGTTTCATTACCTGCTGCCAGAGTTTACAGTGCTGCAGAATGTGATGCTGCCGGCACAAAAACTAGGGCGTTACAGCACCAAAGAAATAGAAGAGCGGGCCTACAGCAAACTGGAGATGCTGGGCATGAAAGATCAGGCCCTGAAACCTACCAACAAGCTCTCTGGCGGGCAGCAGCAGCGGGTGGCCATTGCCAGGGCGATGATCAATGATCCTACCATTGTGATGGGCGATGAGCCTACCGGTAACCTCGACAGCTACAATACCGGGCTGGTGCTGGAGATTTTTCAGGAGCTGAAGCAGGCCTATGGGCAAACCATCATTGCTGTTACCCACGACGATGCCTTTGCCCGGCGCACCGATCGCATTGTGGAAATGGTTGACGGTCGTATTACCGGATCAAACATTTTAGTATCTTGAATGCCAGAATTACCATCGGCTTGAGAGAGAAAAAAAGGCTGCTGCGCACTTACAGCATTATATTTGCCATTGTGGTAGTGGGATTTATTACCCGCATATACGTGCTGCCGGAACTAAGTCTGCCTTTTCACCTGCTGATGGCACTGGCATCCCTGCTTCTGGTGGCGGTTATTTGGGAGTCGTTTTACGGGATTAACAAGCTGCTGAACCGGCTGCTGCCCTATGAACGTTCCATGAGCCTGCGCATTGTGGTACAGATGCTGCTGGGGATTGCCGTAGCCCTGCTTGTACGCTACATCCTCAAAGTTTTTGGTGAGCCATACATGCCTTTTAGAATAGAAGGCTTCTTCAGGCTATCTACCTATGTGCTTTATATTTTTGCGGCAGTTGCCCTGAACCTTGGCTTTATAGCCGATTATTTTATTGGGCGCTGGAAGGATTCTATTCGGCTGGCAGAGCGGCTGGAGCGTGAAAAAACACAGGTACAGTTCGATAATCTGAAGAACCAGCTAAACCCACATTTCCTGTTCAATGCCCTTAGCTCGCTCAACAGCCTGATTTATGAGGACCAGGCACTGGCCTCCCAATTCCTGCAGCAGCTCTCCAAAGTATACCGCTACCTGCTGCAACACCAGGCCTCCGGTCAGGTAAGCCTGGCTACCGAGCTGGATTTCATTGCCAATTACACCAACCTACTGCAAACCCGTTTTGGAGAAGGGCTGCGCTTTAATTTTGATATCC of the Flammeovirgaceae bacterium 311 genome contains:
- a CDS encoding hypothetical protein (COG4591 ABC-type transport system, involved in lipoprotein release, permease component) → MLLSFQIAKTHLLSRRRQTFVAMMGVTFGIGMFITMISLMSGLNDMTEDLAMTSVPDIRIYHDVNEQRSTLLERHYPDAATVVHHQKARNEQPKLRNAAQLAEMVRQYPQVKGAAPQLATQVFYNNGPSQLNGTVAGVNILEEDKLFDLKHKIKSGKLEDLVATHNGLIMGTGLAKKLGVQRGDRVVVTTPSGQVITLKVVATFQMGIGTIDNSKSYANISTVQKILGVDKSYVTDINIKLHDFKEAKALAPKLQKLGGYKAEDWETANATMLMGVVIRNILTYSVSITLLVVAGFGIYNILNMTIMSKMKDIAILKATGFAGKDVKQIFMIQSLIIGVVGSLLGLLIGYGLSSLIVQAPFDGGDMIAMDHLPVNFDAQYYIIGIVFGVLTTAIAGYMPSRLAAGVDPIEIIRGQ
- a CDS encoding phosphonate-transporting ATPase (COG1136 ABC-type antimicrobial peptide transport system, ATPase component); its protein translation is MKTTVLETRQLNKYFYEPQKFQVLRNINLQVQAGEFVALVGKSGCGKSTLMYILSTMDTDYEGELYIRGQKLTGQKQNGLARFRNEHIGFVFQFHYLLPEFTVLQNVMLPAQKLGRYSTKEIEERAYSKLEMLGMKDQALKPTNKLSGGQQQRVAIARAMINDPTIVMGDEPTGNLDSYNTGLVLEIFQELKQAYGQTIIAVTHDDAFARRTDRIVEMVDGRITGSNILVS
- a CDS encoding signal transduction histidine kinase LytS (COG2972 Predicted signal transduction protein with a C-terminal ATPase domain), with amino-acid sequence MNARITIGLREKKRLLRTYSIIFAIVVVGFITRIYVLPELSLPFHLLMALASLLLVAVIWESFYGINKLLNRLLPYERSMSLRIVVQMLLGIAVALLVRYILKVFGEPYMPFRIEGFFRLSTYVLYIFAAVALNLGFIADYFIGRWKDSIRLAERLEREKTQVQFDNLKNQLNPHFLFNALSSLNSLIYEDQALASQFLQQLSKVYRYLLQHQASGQVSLATELDFIANYTNLLQTRFGEGLRFNFDIRKDDLERGVVPVSLQVLIENAIKHNVLNKANPLTITIETGAGYLCVCNNRHPKNIIDSSNRQGLQNLRSLYAYLSAEPMNVEETSTSFTVKLPLL